The bacterium genomic interval GAGAAAAAATTCCAGCGCCCTTTGCGCCGCATCCCGATCCGCAGGAGAATCTGTGCGTGGCTCGCGCCAGTCGCAATTGTTGGCAATACCGATGCGGCCGTTTTGTCCGCGGTATTTGCTGCGGTACAGTTGGACCGTCTCCGCATGGCTGAGAAGAAGTTGATGAGCCGCCTGGTAGGGTTCCACGTTGGAGATCCGTCCCGGAGCAAACACCCCCTGTCCGTAACCGAGAATGGCGGTGACCCAAGGTTCGTTGAACGTGATCCAATTTTTAACCCGGTCGCCGAAATGCTCAAAGCAGAGATCCGCATAGGCACGAAACAGAGCGGGCATCTCGGGATTCAACCAGCCGTCCATTTCCAACTGCAGCGTCAGCGGCAGGTCCCAATGATAAAGCGTCACCCAGGGGGTGATGCCGTTGGCCAGCAGTTCATCGATCAAAGCGGAATAGAACGCGATCCCCTCTGTATTGGCTTTGCCATACCCCAGCGGTTGAATGCGCGGCCAGGCGATGGAGAAACGATAGGCTGGCAGCCCCATCGCCTTCATCAGCGCTACGTCCTCACGAAACCGGTGATAATGATCGCAAGCGATATCGCCGGTATGCCCCTGATGGATCTTGCCGGGCGTGTGGCAAAAGGCATCCCAGATGGACAAGCCCTTGCCTCCCTGCAGCCAGGCGCCTTCGATCTGGTAGCTGGAAGTAGCGGTCCCCCAGATAAAATGGTTGGGAAAATTTTTCATAGCAGTCTTCCTTTGTTATCGCCATAATACGGTTTGCCAGGAAAAATTGCAAGTATTTTTCTTACGCAAAGGGCTGCATTTGGTGCTATTACTGATAGTAAATTTGAAGATAGCTCATGTTGGACCTGATTCGGACAGGGTGATGGGCGTTCCCATGGATAAGATGCGGAAGGTGTCATGTTATTTTTGCGCAGTGGAAGGAAGATCTGCATGCTGAGCAGTTTCTTACGGGGATTAGCTCTTGCAGCTATTGGGCTGTTGTCTGCCGGCGCTGGAGCAGCGGCCGGACAGACCGTCAAATTTGTCGATATATCCAAGACTAAAAAGGTTCAAGGACTATGGATTGGAAATGCGTATCGGTATGGACACGGTATTGCCTGTTCAGACATCAATCAGGACGGTCTGCCTGATTTTTATGTGTCCAACGCCATGGAAGTGGACACATTGATCACTTTTCCCGAGGTGTCTTATCTCAGCAAGACCAACGCCGCTTATACTGAAGAAGCAAATGCGCGGCGGGTCGTCGACAGTTATGGGATCGGAAGTCATGGTGTTGTTTTTTTTGATTATGACAACGATGGTGATTTTGATCTATTCAACGCCAACACAGGGGCGACCCCATTTTGGCCGACCATCTATAATCGGCTTTACCGCAACAACGGCAGCGGTGTTTTTGGTGATGTGTCCAAGACCGCCGGCGTCCAGGTGTTGCCGAGTTTCGCCCGCAGCGCGGTAGTGTTTGATGCAAATAATGACGGCTTTATGGATATCTATGCAGCCGGCGCTGACCCAACGACCTATGCGGCGACGCCCAACCATTTTTACATCAATAAGGGCGACGGCACTTTTACCATGGTCGACTTGGGGGCCAAGAATGTCAACAGCGCTGGCTTCGGACCGAACGGTGTGACGGCGGCCGATTATGACGA includes:
- a CDS encoding beta-glucosidase, encoding MKNFPNHFIWGTATSSYQIEGAWLQGGKGLSIWDAFCHTPGKIHQGHTGDIACDHYHRFREDVALMKAMGLPAYRFSIAWPRIQPLGYGKANTEGIAFYSALIDELLANGITPWVTLYHWDLPLTLQLEMDGWLNPEMPALFRAYADLCFEHFGDRVKNWITFNEPWVTAILGYGQGVFAPGRISNVEPYQAAHQLLLSHAETVQLYRSKYRGQNGRIGIANNCDWREPRTDSPADRDAAQRALEFFLGWFGDPIFLGDYPQVMRERVKDRLPVFSHQERDRLKGSADFFGLNHYTTMLAEDSRGTKISQEVYGNGGLSEDQEVQLSTDPSWPKTEMGWAIVPWGIRKLLHWIDARYAHPAIVITENGCAYPDVIEKGAVHDHLRIAYLSSYLGEVYNALSAGVDVRGYFLWSLLDNFEWASGFSKRFGLHYVDFATGARIVKDSAKWYSRVIRQNGIE